One Streptomyces sp. 840.1 genomic window, CCGTGGTGCTCATTGATAACGAACAGCACACGTTCTGGCGGGTGGACCCGGCGAGACTGCGCAGTGCGCTGCTTTCCTGAGTGAAACCCGGTTACCATCGTGGGCGTTTTGAGTGGTCCCGGGGGTGTAGTCGTGAGGAGTGTGTACCACCTTGCCCCCTTCGGGCCTGCAACGGGCTGATGCGATCTGTGGTTCCTGGATCGCGCGACGGATGTGCGTGACCCCGGTCACTTTGACCGGACAAATCGGACACTATCTTTGTGCACGCGTTCACAAAGACATAGCCTGCATTCGACGGGGCGGCCATGGGACATGCGGCCGCCTGCAGCCCCGCTCATCCCGCAGGAGCACCGTGGCAACTGGCCGAAACCACCGACCGGCGACCCGTAGCCGAGGAATTCCCGAGGCCACCGTCGCCCGACTTCCGCTGTATCTCCGTGCGCTGACCGCGCTCTCCGAGCGCTCGGTCCCCACGGTCTCCTCCGAGGAGCTCGCCGCGGCGGCGGGGGTCAACTCCGCCAAGCTGCGCAAGGACTTCAGCTATCTGGGTTCGTACGGGACGCGCGGCGTCGGCTACGACGTCGAGTATCTCGTCTACCAGATCTCCCGCGAACTCGGCCTCACCCAGGACTGGCCGGTCGCCATCGTCGGCATCGGTAACCTCGGCGCCGCGCTCGCCAACTACGGCGGTTTCGCCTCCCGCGGTTTCCGGGTCGCCGCGCTGATCGACGCCGATCCGGCGATGGCGGGAACGCCCGTCGCCGGCATCCCCGTCCAGCACGCCGACGACCTGGACCGGATCATCAGCGAGAACGGCGTGTCGATCGGTGTGATCACCACCCCGCCCGGCGCGGCGCAGCAGGTCTGCGACCGCCTCGTGGCCGCAGGTGTCACCTCCATCCTGAACTTCGCCCCGACCGTGCTCTCGGTGCCCGACGGCGTCGACGTGCGCAAGGTCGACCTCTCCATCGAGCTGCAGATCCTCGCCTTCCACGAGCAGCGCAAGGCCGGTGAGGACGCCGCCGCGGACGACGGCCCCGACCCGGCCGCGCCGCCGGTGCGCGCCGCGACCACCAGCCGGAAGGGACCCGACGGGGACATGCCCGCCGTGATGCCGGCATGAGTCTCCTCGTCGTAGGGCTGAGCCACCGCAGTGCACCCGTCTCCGTGCTGGAGCGGGCCTCGCTGACCGCCGACGCCCAGGTCAAGCTGTTGCACG contains:
- a CDS encoding redox-sensing transcriptional repressor Rex — translated: MATGRNHRPATRSRGIPEATVARLPLYLRALTALSERSVPTVSSEELAAAAGVNSAKLRKDFSYLGSYGTRGVGYDVEYLVYQISRELGLTQDWPVAIVGIGNLGAALANYGGFASRGFRVAALIDADPAMAGTPVAGIPVQHADDLDRIISENGVSIGVITTPPGAAQQVCDRLVAAGVTSILNFAPTVLSVPDGVDVRKVDLSIELQILAFHEQRKAGEDAAADDGPDPAAPPVRAATTSRKGPDGDMPAVMPA